The sequence GGCAAAGATGTACTGGGTATGCGTTTAACGTGGAACAAACGCTACATCACCCTCGCCCCTGTCGCCACGGTATTAGGCTTAGCCTTTAAACTGAGAGATCCTGATGGACTGCTGGGCGATAAAGAAGATCTGGGCATTACCTGTGCGCTTATTCCGACCCAATTAGACGGGGTTAAAATTGGTCGTCGTCACTTCCCTCTCAATATTCCCTTTCAAAATGGCCCTACCCAAGCCAAAGACTTATTCGTGCCTATTGATTTCATCATTGGCGGGCAAAAAATGGCTGGTCAAGGCTGGAAAATGTTGGTCGAGTGTCTGTCGGTTGGACGCGCTATTACCTTGCCATCAACCAATACTGGCGGCATCAAGATCAATGCGCTGGCCATTGGCGCTTATGCACGTATTCGTCGTCAATTTAAACAGCCTATTGGTCGAATGGAAGGCATTGAAGAGCCATTAGCACGCATCGCAGGCAGTGCTTATTTGCTTGAAGGAGCCAACCTGTTGACTATGGGCGCGATTGATAACGGCGCTAAGCCTTCGGTTATCTCTGCCATTGTGAAATATCATTGTACGCATCTAGGGCAAAAAGCGGCGATTGATGCCATGGATGTGGCGGGCGGTAAAGGGGTGATGTTAGGGCCATCTAACTTCTTAGGTCGTGCTTATCAGGGCGCACCTATCTCTATCACTGTAGAAGGCGCCAATATATTAACCCGCTCATTAATGATTTATGGACAAGGCGCAATACGCTGTCATCCATACGTTTTAAAAGAGATGGAAATCGCCCACTCAGATGCGCCAGACGCACTCGAAAAATTTGATAAGGCACTGTTTGGACATGTTGGCTTTGCCATGAGTAACCTATCGCGCAGCCTAGTGTTTGGGCTAACCGATGGTATCGGCTCCGACTCTCCCACTAAAGACGCCACTAAGCGCTACTATCAGCAGCTCAACCGTTACAGTGCTAACCTTGCCTTGTTATCGGATATTTCAATGGCATTTCTAGGGGGCTCACTCAAACGTAAGGAGCGTTTATCAGCGCGCCTTGCCGATATGCTAGGTCAGCTCTACCTATGCTCAGCCATGTTAAAACGCTTTGAGTTAGACGGTAGCCCTAAAGAAGACCTTGCCCTTGTACATTGGTGTGCTCAAGACAGCCTATTTAAAATAGAGTCGGCTATGTATGACTTCTTAGTCAATTTCCCGGTGAAGTTTGTTGGCTTAAAACTGCGTGTATTGCTGATGCCACTGGGACGCGTACGCAAAGCCCCTTCCGATAAGCTCGATAGTGAGCTGGCTAAAATTTTGCAAACGCCAAGCGCAACCCGCAGCAGACTTGGGCGCAACCAATACCTTGAACCCTCGAAACACTGCGTGCATGGGCAATTAGAATTAGCCCTGACCGTGGTTCTGCAAGCTGAGCCTATTTTTGACAAAATCTGTCAGCAATTAGGCAAGCGTAAGCCTTTTACTCATTTAGACCAGATAGCGAAACAAGCGCTAGAAGCGAACATGATAAGCCAAGAAGAGGCCGAAATATTACAAGAAGCCGAGCTGCATAGACTGAAAACCATTAATGTTGATGATTTTGATCCTGCTCACCTAGCGGCAAAAAATAAACAGCCTCAGCAACAAACGGATACTGCTCATTAAGATTTAACCTCTAAAACAAAATAGCCCTGAATATTCAGGGCTATTTACTGTCTATCGCATTTTAACTGTTGCCTGATGAATCAAGGCTAAGTCTTAGCAACTCACTTACCAATTAGGCTCACCAGAGAGCAAGGTTAAACGCTCAGCGTGAGCGGCTAACTCTTCATCGCTGGCTTTAATCACGCGCAGTGGCGCACGGCCTGCTTCCACACGTTGAATAGTAGAACCTGCCGCCCCTTCAGCGTTACCGCCACCAAACTGAATGGCTGTTTGACCACCGGTCATAAACAGGTAAACGTCGGCTAAGATCTCGGCATCGAGTAATGCGCCGTGCAATACACGAGCTGAAATATCGATAGTGAAATGTTTTGCTAACGAGTCTAAGTTTTTACGCGCAGGCATATTTGGCAAGCGTTTTGCCATCGCCAAGGTATCGGTAATTTTACAGTAGTCTTGGGTCTTACCTACCGAAGCGCCAATTTTACTAAATTCATAGTCCATGAAGCCGACATCGAAGGGCGCGTTGTGCGCGACCAATTCAGCGCCGTCGATAAACTCAAGAAACTCTTTATGAACGTCTTTGTATTCTGGCTTATCAAGTAAAAACTCATCGGTAATACCGTGTACTGCAATCGCATCCGGCTGTATTTCTCGATCAGGCTTAATATAAACATGAAAGTGATTACCCGTTAGCTTACGGTTCACTATCTCAACCGCACCAATCTCAATGATTCGGTGCCCAAGATAAGTTGGACCGCCTTCACGGTTCATACCGGTTGTTTCTGTATCGAGCACCACTATGCGGCGCGAATTGTTACTAGTATTCATAAAATTAAAACTGTGTCAGACTAAAGGTAAGGCTGTTATTAGGCAATCATATCAAATCATGAATAAACAAGTTGAGATTTTCACCGATGGCTCATGCTTAGGCAACCCAGGTCCCGGTGGCTATGGCATCGTCATGCGTTACAAAGAACACGAGAAGCTGATTTCTAAAGGCTTCATTATGACCACCAACAACCGTATGGAAATGATGGCGGCAGTTGAGGGGCTAAAACTTCTTAAAGAGCCATGCAAAGTGGTGTTGACCACCGATAGCCAATACGTGCGCCAAGGAATCACCCAATGGATCCATGGCTGGAAAAAGCGCGATTGGAAAACGTCCAATAAAAAACCGGTTAAAAATGCCGACCTTTGGCGGGCTCTCGATGCAGAAAGCCAGCGCCATGATGTGGATTGGAGATGGGTAAAAGGTCATGCAGGTCACAGAGAAAACGAAATCTGTGATGAAATTGCTCGCCAAGCGGCTGATACCCCGACCGATGAAGACACTGGCTATCAGCCATCTTGAAGCGACAAAAATTAAGAGTTAAGACTTAACTCGACAATTAAGCCTCACTGGCGCAAGACGACGTTTCAGTTTCCAGTGGGGTTTAATCGGTTTTAATGGATAGGTTCTTTTACGCGCCACAATAAAATATTGGCTACAAAAAGGCGTGCTCCAATTGCCAATGCCATTTTCTAACCATGTCCAAATGGCCCTTTGCTTTTTCACTGGCACTAAACCATAGCTATCCATGTGTACCACTTGATAGTTAAGCACGCTCAGCCAATCTTTAACCCTGTGCGGGGTAAACATTCGCCCACACCACGGCATACTGCGCCGACGCCATGGCATCAGACTATTAAGCCCAGATAAGCTAATCGGATTAAATCCGGTTAAGATCAGATAACCATCATCAATCATGACTCGGTCTACTTCGCGCAATAAACGGTGCGGGTCCAAGCAGTAATCCAATTGATGCGCCATTAACACAACATCGATGCTTTTTTCTAAGAATGGTAAATCATAGGCATCCGCAATCACATTATGCACAGGAT is a genomic window of Vibrio neonatus containing:
- the fadE gene encoding acyl-CoA dehydrogenase FadE, whose translation is MDILFALLTLFVVSGICLYHRKSLFIGFISNAIALLLCSFIAGVSFIAWLILLAVTAFMLFDQWRQKTVTKKLLKAFKSVLPPMSQTEKEALDAGTTWWEAELFQGKPNWQFLKDIPKSELSEEEKAFLDGPVNELCAMINDYEITHQQADMPAEIWQYLKDNKFFAMIIKKQYGGLQFSAYAQALVLQRLAGSSIVVASTVGVPNSLGPGELLQMYGTEEQRDHYLPRLANGQEIPCFALTSPEAGSDAGAIPDFGVVCKGKWQGKDVLGMRLTWNKRYITLAPVATVLGLAFKLRDPDGLLGDKEDLGITCALIPTQLDGVKIGRRHFPLNIPFQNGPTQAKDLFVPIDFIIGGQKMAGQGWKMLVECLSVGRAITLPSTNTGGIKINALAIGAYARIRRQFKQPIGRMEGIEEPLARIAGSAYLLEGANLLTMGAIDNGAKPSVISAIVKYHCTHLGQKAAIDAMDVAGGKGVMLGPSNFLGRAYQGAPISITVEGANILTRSLMIYGQGAIRCHPYVLKEMEIAHSDAPDALEKFDKALFGHVGFAMSNLSRSLVFGLTDGIGSDSPTKDATKRYYQQLNRYSANLALLSDISMAFLGGSLKRKERLSARLADMLGQLYLCSAMLKRFELDGSPKEDLALVHWCAQDSLFKIESAMYDFLVNFPVKFVGLKLRVLLMPLGRVRKAPSDKLDSELAKILQTPSATRSRLGRNQYLEPSKHCVHGQLELALTVVLQAEPIFDKICQQLGKRKPFTHLDQIAKQALEANMISQEEAEILQEAELHRLKTINVDDFDPAHLAAKNKQPQQQTDTAH
- the dnaQ gene encoding DNA polymerase III subunit epsilon produces the protein MNTSNNSRRIVVLDTETTGMNREGGPTYLGHRIIEIGAVEIVNRKLTGNHFHVYIKPDREIQPDAIAVHGITDEFLLDKPEYKDVHKEFLEFIDGAELVAHNAPFDVGFMDYEFSKIGASVGKTQDYCKITDTLAMAKRLPNMPARKNLDSLAKHFTIDISARVLHGALLDAEILADVYLFMTGGQTAIQFGGGNAEGAAGSTIQRVEAGRAPLRVIKASDEELAAHAERLTLLSGEPNW
- the rnhA gene encoding ribonuclease HI, translated to MNKQVEIFTDGSCLGNPGPGGYGIVMRYKEHEKLISKGFIMTTNNRMEMMAAVEGLKLLKEPCKVVLTTDSQYVRQGITQWIHGWKKRDWKTSNKKPVKNADLWRALDAESQRHDVDWRWVKGHAGHRENEICDEIARQAADTPTDEDTGYQPS
- a CDS encoding class I SAM-dependent methyltransferase yields the protein MRPARISRKITQPHSWDDLPKHKWVRDAIQMRLDEWCPKLFGYHMLKLGGLSCEITSCNCNIQHQINLDIKNPVHNVIADAYDLPFLEKSIDVVLMAHQLDYCLDPHRLLREVDRVMIDDGYLILTGFNPISLSGLNSLMPWRRRSMPWCGRMFTPHRVKDWLSVLNYQVVHMDSYGLVPVKKQRAIWTWLENGIGNWSTPFCSQYFIVARKRTYPLKPIKPHWKLKRRLAPVRLNCRVKS